A window of Alphaproteobacteria bacterium contains these coding sequences:
- a CDS encoding recombinase family protein translates to MSRLIGYARVSTSGQELNLQIDALKKIGCEKKNIFTDVVSGSKTDRPGLNECLETLQSGDTLVVWRLDRLGRSMSHLVSTIENLIVRKIGFKSISDGHIDTTTASGELIFNIFSSLAQFERRLIQERTKSGLEAARARGRVGGRKPISKYNPKVLAAQKLHHDKSMPIENICKELQISKPTLYRYLKLK, encoded by the coding sequence ATGAGCAGATTAATCGGATATGCACGTGTTTCAACATCGGGGCAGGAACTTAATCTTCAGATTGATGCGCTTAAAAAAATAGGGTGTGAAAAAAAGAATATTTTCACAGATGTTGTCTCTGGTTCTAAAACGGATAGGCCTGGATTAAATGAATGTTTAGAAACTTTACAATCAGGGGACACACTTGTTGTTTGGCGATTAGATCGTTTAGGGAGATCAATGTCTCATCTTGTTTCAACCATTGAAAATTTGATTGTAAGAAAAATTGGATTTAAATCTATTTCAGATGGGCATATAGATACAACGACTGCATCAGGAGAGCTTATCTTTAATATATTTTCGTCACTTGCTCAGTTTGAAAGACGTCTTATTCAAGAAAGAACAAAATCAGGATTAGAAGCAGCACGTGCTAGGGGCAGGGTAGGGGGCAGAAAGCCAATAAGCAAATATAATCCAAAAGTATTAGCCGCTCAAAAATTACATCACGATAAATCAATGCCCATAGAAAATATTTGCAAAGAATTACAGATTTCAAAACCAACTTTATATCGCTATCTTAAATTGAAATAA
- a CDS encoding Fic family protein, translating to MSFIPKYTITPKIVNALTSIEVCKHDITYLPITSLVIASLRESARLMSTHHSTAIEGNRLTPSEVKKVIKEGSHFPNKKKDEEEVLNYYKALEYIEKLSLKEPHIIHEYDIKMLHGISFIGHNKPIPYRDGQNVIRSGKLVVYIPPKHDEVPILMTDLVEWINNSIKQHIPIPILAGLAHYQFATIHPYYDGNGRTARLLTTLILHKYGYGLKGIYSLEEYYARDLQSYYNALTIGTDEDYYDGNRSTEDLTSFLEYFIQGMSESFDIICKQARKSKDFGRVDHSQLLRQLKPQQRQILKLFLSTKEITTKDISQFFNFSERQARHLSKKWVEEKFLEISNPAPKTRTYQLCEIYETLVTQNINEQNA from the coding sequence ATGAGCTTTATCCCAAAATATACAATTACGCCGAAAATAGTAAATGCGCTGACCTCGATAGAGGTTTGTAAGCATGACATTACTTATTTACCTATAACATCTTTAGTTATAGCTTCTTTGCGTGAATCTGCACGATTAATGTCAACACATCATTCAACAGCAATAGAAGGAAACAGGCTTACTCCATCGGAAGTAAAAAAAGTTATTAAAGAAGGATCTCATTTTCCAAATAAAAAAAAAGATGAAGAGGAAGTTCTTAATTATTATAAAGCACTAGAATATATTGAAAAACTTTCTTTAAAAGAGCCTCATATTATTCATGAATATGATATAAAAATGCTTCACGGTATATCTTTTATAGGACATAACAAACCTATACCTTATAGAGATGGCCAAAATGTGATTAGAAGCGGAAAACTTGTTGTTTATATTCCACCTAAACATGATGAAGTACCAATTTTAATGACAGATTTAGTAGAATGGATCAATAATTCTATTAAACAACACATCCCCATACCTATTCTTGCTGGATTAGCCCATTATCAATTTGCAACAATTCATCCTTATTATGATGGAAATGGTCGGACTGCTCGTTTGCTTACTACACTCATATTACATAAGTATGGATATGGTCTTAAAGGAATATATTCTTTAGAGGAATATTATGCACGAGATCTTCAATCTTATTATAATGCGTTAACCATTGGTACAGATGAAGATTATTATGATGGCAATCGTTCTACAGAAGACCTTACATCTTTTTTAGAATATTTTATTCAAGGCATGTCAGAATCATTTGATATTATTTGTAAACAAGCAAGAAAATCAAAAGATTTTGGTCGTGTAGATCATTCTCAATTACTACGTCAATTAAAACCACAACAACGACAAATTCTTAAATTATTTTTATCAACAAAAGAAATAACAACAAAAGACATTTCTCAATTTTTCAATTTTAGTGAACGACAAGCGCGTCATTTAAGTAAAAAATGGGTAGAAGAGAAATTTTTAGAAATATCAAATCCTGCACCTAAAACAAGGACATATCAACTTTGCGAAATATATGAAACTCTAGTCACACAAAATATAAATGAACAAAACGCATGA